The Rubrobacter tropicus nucleotide sequence TGTTCTACATCCGCAAAGTCGGCACGGATAAACTGGAGGGGGTCTAGATGGCCGCGACGACGAAGGGCTCCGGCAAGGGGATCTTCTCGGGGCTTCCGGACTGGGGCCTGCTCCTCGGCACCGTGTTCGTCTACCTGTTCCTCTACGCGCCGATAGCGGTCCTGATCTTCTTCTCGTTCAACTCGACGCGGAGCACCCAGGTATGGACGGGCTTCTCCTTCGAGTGGTACGGCCAACTCCTGAGCGACCCGACGATCCTGCAGGCGTTCAGGACCTCGCTGACGGTGGGCGTCACGGCGACGCTCATCGCGACCGTGATAGGGACGCTGACGGCGCTCGCGCTCTCGCGCAACCGGTTCAGGGGCCAGACGGTCGCCGACTCGGCGATCTACATGGCGACCGTGATGCCGGAGATCGTCGTCGGGGTGAGCCTGCTCGTCTTCTTCGTCGCCGTGTTCATCCCCATGGGGGTCCAGCTCGGAATCACGACGATCGTGATAGCCCACGTCGCGTTCACTATCTCGTTCGTGACGATAGTGGTGCGGGCCCGCCTCTCCGGGATGGACCGCTCGGTGGAGGAGGCGGCCCAGGACCTCGGGGCGAGCCCGGTGCAGACGTTCTTCCGGGTAACGCTGCCGCTGATCCTGCCCGGCGTGATGGCGGGGGCCCTGCTCGCGTTCACGCTCTCGTTCGACGACTTCGTGATCACGTTCTTCGTGAGCGGGGTCGGGTCGAGCACGCTGCCGTTGAAGATCTACTCCATGATCAAGTTCGGCGTGAGCCCGGTTATCAACGCCCTCTCCACGGTCGTCCTGGTCGCCACGATGCTCCTTATCTTCGGCGGCAGCCGCCTGCTCGCCCGCAAGGAAGGTTCGTAAGGGTATGATCGAGAAGGGCCGTACCGGGGACATCCCGCGCGGGCGCGTGAGGGACCTTTTGGAGCGCGAGCGCGGGTCCTTCGAACGCCTACACCCCGGCTCGCGCGAGCTCTACGAGCGGTCTGGCACCTCGCTCTTTGGCGGCGTGCCGATGAGCTGGATGATGAAGTGGTCGGGCGGCTTCCCGGTCTTCGCCGAAAAGGCAGAGGGCTCCACCGTGATCGATGTGGACGGCAACGAGTACGCGGACTTCTGCCTCGGGGACACGGGCGCGATGACCGGCCACGCCCCGCCGGCCGTCGCCGAGACGGTGGGCGGCCAGGCCGCGCGCGCGATCACGACGATGATGCCCTCCCCCGACGCACCCATCGTGGGCGAGGCCCTCTCCGAACGGTTCGGGCTGCCGCTCTGGCAGGTGACGCTCTCGGCCACCGACGCGAACCGGTTCGCGATCCGGATGGCGCGCGAGATCACGGGCCGCCCCCGGATCCTGGTCTTTAACTGGTGCTACCACGGCACCGTGGACGAGACTTTCGCCGTCCTCCACGAAGGGCGCGTCGTCGCCCGTCCCGGCAACGTGGGCCCGCCGGTTGAACTCGAACGCACGACCCGCGTGGTCGAGTTCAACGACCCTGAGGCGCTGGAGGAAGCCCTCTCCCACGAGGACGTGGCGTGCGTGCTCGCCGAGCCCGCGATGACGAACATAGGGATAGTGCCCCCGGCCCCCGGCTTCCACGAGACCCTGAGGGACCTCACGCGCCGGCACGGGACCCTGCTCGTCATCGACGAGACGCACACGATCTCCACGGGCTACGGCGGCTACACCCGCGAACACGGCCTGACCCCGGACATCCTGACGGTCGGCAAGACTATCGGCGGCGGCGTCCCCGCCGGGGCCTTCGGCCTTACCCGCGAAGTGGCCGGGCGGGCCCTCGCCCGGAAAGACGCCGACTACGTGGACGTCGGCGGCGTGGGCGGCACCCTCGCGGGCAACGCCCTCTCCGTGGCCGCGATGCGCACCGCCCTGACGCAGGTGCTGACCGAGGACGCCTACCGACACACGGTCCCCCTGGCCGGGCGCTTCGAGGAGGGAGTGCGGGAAGCCATCGCCCGCGCCGGCGCCCCCTGGAACGTGGTGAGGCTCGGCTGCCGGGTGGAGTACGGCTTCTCCCCCGATCCGCCCCGAAACGGAAGCGAGGCCGCCGCCTCCCACGACGACGACCTGGAGACGCTCCTGCACCTCTACGCGCTCAACCGCGGGGTCCTTATAACCCCGTTCCACAACATGGCGCTAATGGCGCCCACGACCACGGAGGCGCAGGTGGACCGGCACACGGAGATCTTCTCGGAGGCCCTGGATGAGCTCTACGCGTAGGGAAGAAGCCCCGAGCCCGGAGGTCTCCGAGCACGGGCTCAAGAGCGACGCCATAGGCTTCAGGGACGCGCTCATCATCGGCATCGCCTCGACGGCGCCGGCCTACTCGCTGGCGGCGGTCATAGGGCTCGTGGTGGTGACCGTCGGCGTGCAGGCCCCGGCGGTCCTCTTCGCGTCGTTCGTGCCGATGTTCTTCGTGGCGACCGCCTTCTACTACATGAACCGCGCCGACCAGGACTGCGGCACCACGTTCTCCTGGGTGACCCGGGCGATGGGCCCGTGGCCCGGCTGGATCGGGGGGTGGGCGATCTGCGTGACCGGCATCCTGGTCGTGGGCTCCCTGGCGGACGTGGCGGCCCGGTACACCTACCTGTTCCTGGGCCTCGACGGCGCCGCGGGCTCGAAGGTGGCGATCACGCTCTTCGCCGTCGTCATCATCGTCGCGATGACGGCCGTCTGCGTCGTGGGCACGGAGCTCTCTGCCCGCATCCAGGACGTCATGATCATCGCCCAGGTCGGCGCGCTCCTGCTCTTCGCGGTCGTGGCGCTGGCGAGGGTCTTCGGGGGCACCGCCCCGGAGGAGTCGCTCGCGCCGAGGGCCTCCTGGTTCTCGCCCTTCGCCGTGCCCGACGCGAGCGCCCTGATCGGGGGGCTCCTGATCGGGGTCTTTATCTACTGGGGCTGGGAGAGCTCGGTGAACCTCACCGAGGAGACGGAAAACAGCGAGAGCGCGCCGGGGCTGGCGGCGGTCGCCAGCACGGTGATCCTGCTCGTCACCTACCTCTCGGTGACGACCGCGGTGGTCGCCTTCGCCGGCGTGGGCACGGCCAGGGAGTTCGCCGACGACGACGCTATCCTGAGCACGGTCGCGACCGGCGTCCTGGGGAGCCCCTGGGACGGCCTGGTCGTCCTGGCGGTCCTGACGTCGGCGCTGGCCTCGACCCAGACGACGATCCTGCCCGCCTCGCGCACGGTCCTCTCGATGGCCCGCGCCGGCGCGATGCCGGCCTCCCTCGGCAGGACGCACCCGCGCTTTTTGACGCCGCACATCTCGACCATCGTCGTGGGCACCTTAGCCATCGTCTGGTACGTGCCGCTGAACTTCGTCTCGGAGAACTTCCTCTTCGACACGCTCTCGGCGCTCTCCCTGATGATAGCCTTCTACTACGCCCTCACGGGCTTCGCCTGCGCCATCTACTATCGCCACGAACTCCTCAAGAGCGCGAAGAACTTCCTGTTTATCGGGGTGGCGCCCGTGCTCGGCTCCCTGATGCTGGCCTACCTGTTTTTCAGGTCGATGGTGGACCTCGCCAACCCCGGCGCCTCCTACACCGGCGGCTCGGTCTTCGGCCTCGGGGTGCCCCTCGTCATAGGACTCGGCTTCCTCCTGCTGGGGGCGATCTTCATGGTGCTCTGGCGGCTCGGCGGGCACGAACGCTTCTTCGGGCGCCGCCCGGAGGTGGCGCACCCGGGGGCCACGGAGGGCCCGCTCGCGCAGCGCGAGACCGTCGGCGCCCCGCCGGAGGGGGACTAGATGGGAGACGTGGTCCTCGGCTACGACGGCTCGCGCTCCACCCGGATGGCGCTTGACGTGGCGATCGAGCAGGCGCGGGCCTTCGGCGACCGTCTCGTGGTCGTCTTCGCCGACGAGCCACCGGGCCGCTCCGCGGGCGAGGAGTTCCGCGAACACCGCCGCGCCCTGGATGAGATCGGGGAGCAAGCCCTCGCGGACGCCGCGGAGAGGGCGAAGGCCTCTGGTGTCGAGGCGGAGACCCTGCTGGTCCCCGAGCGGCCGGCCGTCGCCCTTGAGGCCACGGCCCGCAGCCACGCCACGCGCCTGATCGTGGTCGGCACCTACGGCGAAGGCCCGTTCAAGAGCGCCATCCTCGGCTCGACCCCGCACAAGCTCCTGCACTTCTCTGAAGTCCCGGTGCTCTGCGTCCCCTCTACCGGCGAGAACCCTTGATGGTCTCCAGGCCCATTCGCCCCACGGACAGGGACGCCCGGCCAATACAAAGGCCCGACCCGTTCACCCCGCGACGCGGCGGGCCTCACGACGTTCTTTGTTGTCTACGAGAGGTAAGGGAGAACACATGACGCAGAACGGGCGATTGTCCATCGTCAACCCCGCGACGGAGGAGGGCATAGAGGAGATCCCGACGACCGGCCGCGAGGAGCTGGACGACGCTGCCGAGAGGGCGAGGCGGGGTTTCGAGGAGTGGCGCGGTTTCGCCGGGCTCGACAGGGCCGAGGTCTTTCATGAGATCTCGGCCAGGATGCGCGGCCACGCGGACGAGCTTGCCGGGATCATGACCCGCGAGGGCGGTAAGCCCTTTATAGAGAACCGGGACGAGGTGACGTGGACGGCGGCGTGCTTCGACTACTACGGGGAGATCGCGCGAGATTCGATCGGCTACCTGCCCGCCCCCATCGAACCCCAACAACTCGCGATGGTCATGAAGGAGCCCGTCGGCACCGTCGCCTGCATCGTCCCCTGGAACTACCCGCTGCTGCTCGCGGCCTGGAAGGTCGCGCCCGCGCTCGCCGCCGGCAACGCGGTTATCCTGAAACCATCGGAGGAGACGCCGCTCGGGACCAGGCGCATGATGGAGCTCATGGAAGGGCTGCCCGAAGGCCTCTTCCAGGCGGTCTACGGGGCCGGGGACGTGGGCGAGGCGCTCGTGCGGCACCCCGGCGTCGACATGGTCGCCTTCACGGGGAGCCAGGAGACGGGGCGAAAGGTCGGCGTGACGGCCGCCGAGCGTCTGATGCGGGCGAACCTGGAGCTCGGGGGCAAGGACCCCTTCATAGTCTGCGACGACGTGGACGTGGAGGTTGCCGCCCAGGGCGCCGTGTGGGCCGCATGCCTGAACGCCGGGCAGGTCTGCACCTCGTCGGAGCGCTTCTACGTGGACAAGAAGGTCGCGGACGACTTCGTCGAGGCGTCAAAGAGCTTCGTCGAGTCGCTCAACATCGGCGACCCGATGGACCAACGTACAGACGTGGGGCCCATGATCAACGCGAAGGGACGGCAGAAGGTCGAAGACCACGTGGGCCAGGCGCTGGACCGCGGCGCGAAGCTCGTCACCGGGGGAGAACGCTTCGGAGACAGGGGTTTCTTCTACAAACCGACCGTGCTGACCGGCGTCGAGCCGTCGATGAGGGTGATGAGCGAGGAGACCTTCGGGCCGGTCGTGCCGGTCGTCGAGGTCGATTCTCTGGACCAAGCGATAGAGCTCGCGAACTCCGTTCCTTTCGGGCTCGGGGCGAACGTTTACACGAAGGACTTCGAGAAGATGCTCCGGTGCGCGAGAGGAATCCGGGCCGGGACCGTCTGGATCAACGACCCCCTCACGGACAACGACGCGGCCCCCTTCGGCGGCTACGGCGGCAGCGGGATCGGCAGGGAGCTGGGCCGGGAAGGCCTCGAAGCGTTCCAGGAGTCCAAGCACGTCCACATCGACCCCAGGGTCGAGAAGAAGGAGTGGTGGTATCCGTATGGCAAGGGCGAAGAGCCGGGACGGAGGGTGATGTAACGTGTCGCAGATACCGGAGAACCTGGCGCCCGGCGTCTACCGGGTGGACGCCATAAGGTTGAAGAACGCCATCAACGTGCTGCTGCTCGAGAACGACGACGGCTGGACGCTGGTGGACACGGGCCTCGCGGGCAGCGTCGGGCGGATAAAGGAAGCTCTCGCCGCGCTCGGCGCCGGGCCGGAAGACCTCAAGCGCATCTTTATAACCCACCAGCACGACGACCACACCGGGGGCCTGAAGGGGCTTCTGGAGTGGGCGCCGGACGCCGAGGTCGGGGCGACGCCGCACGAGGCCGACGTGATCTCCGCCCGACGCGGCCTGGACCCGCCGAGCAACGCGTTCTTCCGCCGCATGTCCTCCGGCGCGCAGCCGCCCGGGGTGCCCGTCGGAAAAGTCTTGCGGGAGGGCGATCTCGTCTCGGGCTTCCGCCTGATCTCCACACCCGGGCACACGCTCGGGCACGTCTCGCTCCTCAGAGACGGGGACGGGCTCCTGTTCACGGCCGACGCCTTCGGGTGCCTGCCGCGGAAGATACGCGTCGGTGTCCGCAAGGCGTTCTGCGCGGACCCCTCGCTCGCGAAACGCTCGGCGGACAAGTTGCTGAACGAGCGATTTTCAACCGTTGTCATGGCCCACGGACCCGTCTTGAGGGCTGACGCCCGGGCGAAGCTGCAGCGGGCGGTCGAGCGTTGCCGGTATTAGCCGAGACGGGCGAGGGTCCGGGCAAAGCGGGCGGGATGGGACCACGCGAAGTCTCTTTCAGGAGGCTGCGGTCTTCTGATCTGGATCTCCTGCACCGCTGGCTCAACGCTCCCCACGTCCTCCGGTGGTGGTACGACGAGGGAACCTCTTACCGGGAGATCGAGGAACGGTACCTGCCCCGTATCGAGGGCCGGGAAACGGTGAAGCCGTTCGCGATCCTGCACCAAGACAACCCGATCGGCTACATCCAGTCCTACCCCATCTCAGACGGGGGCGACGAACAGTACGCTGCCCTGGTAGACGTAGAGGCCTCGGCTGGCGTCGACCTCTTCATCGGAGATCCGAGGTACGTTCACCGGGGCCTGGGACAGTACATCGTCCGCGCATTCCTCTCCGAACACGTCTTCTCGAACCCCGGTGTAGAGGTTTGCGCAATCGGGCCAGAACCGAAAAACAAGGCCGCGATCCGGGCCTACGAGAAGGCCGGCTTCCGGTTCTTCAAGACCGTCCAGATCCCCGGAAAACCGGAGACCGAGTACCTGATGACGCTAACCAGGAAAGAGTTCGAGGGACATTTTGACTGATCGGACAAATGTCCGCTACGACGCCATCGTTGTCGGCTCGGGTCACAACGGGCTTATTGCCGCGGCGTACCTGGCGAGGGCGGGCAAGAAGGTATTGGTTCTGGAGCGGCGGGGGGTCATCGGCGGGGCTACCGTGACGGAGGAGCCGTGGCCGGGGTACAGGATCTCGACCTGCTCCTACGTCTGCAACCTGTTGTTGCCGGAGGTGATCCGGGACCTCGGCCTCGTCCGCCACGGCTACGACGTCCGTCCGCTCGATCCCCAGTACTTCATCCCCTTCCCGGACGGCGGGCACCTGATCTCATACCTGGACGGCGGGAAGACGGCGGGACAGATAGCGAAGTTCTCAAAGAAAGACGTCGCGGCGTACGGCGCGTACTGGTCGATGTGGGACCGGATCATCGCCAGGATGCGCCCGCTTTTGGACCTTCCCGCCCCTACGCGGCAAAACTTAGAGCGGGCCTTCGATGGGCGCGACGGCGAAGAGGACTGGCGGACGCTCACGAAGAAGAGCGTGGCGGAGGTCCTGGACGAGTATTTCGAGTCCGAGGAGCTAAAAGCGGTGCTCTGCGTGGGCGGCGTCATCGGGACGAACGCGGGCCCCCGCACCCCCGGCACGGCCTACGTCAAGTACCACCACATCCTCGGCGGGGTCGGCGGCCACCAGGGTGCCTGGGGCTACGTCCGCGGCGGCATGGGCGCCGTCTCGCAGGCGATAGCCTCGTCGGCGCGGGAGGCCGGGGCCGAGATCCTCACGAACGCCGAGGTGGCCGAGATAGACATCCGGGAAGGCGTCGCGAGGGGCGTGCACTTGCGGG carries:
- a CDS encoding ABC transporter permease, whose amino-acid sequence is MAATTKGSGKGIFSGLPDWGLLLGTVFVYLFLYAPIAVLIFFSFNSTRSTQVWTGFSFEWYGQLLSDPTILQAFRTSLTVGVTATLIATVIGTLTALALSRNRFRGQTVADSAIYMATVMPEIVVGVSLLVFFVAVFIPMGVQLGITTIVIAHVAFTISFVTIVVRARLSGMDRSVEEAAQDLGASPVQTFFRVTLPLILPGVMAGALLAFTLSFDDFVITFFVSGVGSSTLPLKIYSMIKFGVSPVINALSTVVLVATMLLIFGGSRLLARKEGS
- a CDS encoding aspartate aminotransferase family protein — encoded protein: MIEKGRTGDIPRGRVRDLLERERGSFERLHPGSRELYERSGTSLFGGVPMSWMMKWSGGFPVFAEKAEGSTVIDVDGNEYADFCLGDTGAMTGHAPPAVAETVGGQAARAITTMMPSPDAPIVGEALSERFGLPLWQVTLSATDANRFAIRMAREITGRPRILVFNWCYHGTVDETFAVLHEGRVVARPGNVGPPVELERTTRVVEFNDPEALEEALSHEDVACVLAEPAMTNIGIVPPAPGFHETLRDLTRRHGTLLVIDETHTISTGYGGYTREHGLTPDILTVGKTIGGGVPAGAFGLTREVAGRALARKDADYVDVGGVGGTLAGNALSVAAMRTALTQVLTEDAYRHTVPLAGRFEEGVREAIARAGAPWNVVRLGCRVEYGFSPDPPRNGSEAAASHDDDLETLLHLYALNRGVLITPFHNMALMAPTTTEAQVDRHTEIFSEALDELYA
- a CDS encoding APC family permease, with the protein product MSSTRREEAPSPEVSEHGLKSDAIGFRDALIIGIASTAPAYSLAAVIGLVVVTVGVQAPAVLFASFVPMFFVATAFYYMNRADQDCGTTFSWVTRAMGPWPGWIGGWAICVTGILVVGSLADVAARYTYLFLGLDGAAGSKVAITLFAVVIIVAMTAVCVVGTELSARIQDVMIIAQVGALLLFAVVALARVFGGTAPEESLAPRASWFSPFAVPDASALIGGLLIGVFIYWGWESSVNLTEETENSESAPGLAAVASTVILLVTYLSVTTAVVAFAGVGTAREFADDDAILSTVATGVLGSPWDGLVVLAVLTSALASTQTTILPASRTVLSMARAGAMPASLGRTHPRFLTPHISTIVVGTLAIVWYVPLNFVSENFLFDTLSALSLMIAFYYALTGFACAIYYRHELLKSAKNFLFIGVAPVLGSLMLAYLFFRSMVDLANPGASYTGGSVFGLGVPLVIGLGFLLLGAIFMVLWRLGGHERFFGRRPEVAHPGATEGPLAQRETVGAPPEGD
- a CDS encoding universal stress protein, encoding MGDVVLGYDGSRSTRMALDVAIEQARAFGDRLVVVFADEPPGRSAGEEFREHRRALDEIGEQALADAAERAKASGVEAETLLVPERPAVALEATARSHATRLIVVGTYGEGPFKSAILGSTPHKLLHFSEVPVLCVPSTGENP
- a CDS encoding aldehyde dehydrogenase family protein, whose product is MTQNGRLSIVNPATEEGIEEIPTTGREELDDAAERARRGFEEWRGFAGLDRAEVFHEISARMRGHADELAGIMTREGGKPFIENRDEVTWTAACFDYYGEIARDSIGYLPAPIEPQQLAMVMKEPVGTVACIVPWNYPLLLAAWKVAPALAAGNAVILKPSEETPLGTRRMMELMEGLPEGLFQAVYGAGDVGEALVRHPGVDMVAFTGSQETGRKVGVTAAERLMRANLELGGKDPFIVCDDVDVEVAAQGAVWAACLNAGQVCTSSERFYVDKKVADDFVEASKSFVESLNIGDPMDQRTDVGPMINAKGRQKVEDHVGQALDRGAKLVTGGERFGDRGFFYKPTVLTGVEPSMRVMSEETFGPVVPVVEVDSLDQAIELANSVPFGLGANVYTKDFEKMLRCARGIRAGTVWINDPLTDNDAAPFGGYGGSGIGRELGREGLEAFQESKHVHIDPRVEKKEWWYPYGKGEEPGRRVM
- a CDS encoding MBL fold metallo-hydrolase, which encodes MSQIPENLAPGVYRVDAIRLKNAINVLLLENDDGWTLVDTGLAGSVGRIKEALAALGAGPEDLKRIFITHQHDDHTGGLKGLLEWAPDAEVGATPHEADVISARRGLDPPSNAFFRRMSSGAQPPGVPVGKVLREGDLVSGFRLISTPGHTLGHVSLLRDGDGLLFTADAFGCLPRKIRVGVRKAFCADPSLAKRSADKLLNERFSTVVMAHGPVLRADARAKLQRAVERCRY
- a CDS encoding GNAT family N-acetyltransferase yields the protein MPVLAETGEGPGKAGGMGPREVSFRRLRSSDLDLLHRWLNAPHVLRWWYDEGTSYREIEERYLPRIEGRETVKPFAILHQDNPIGYIQSYPISDGGDEQYAALVDVEASAGVDLFIGDPRYVHRGLGQYIVRAFLSEHVFSNPGVEVCAIGPEPKNKAAIRAYEKAGFRFFKTVQIPGKPETEYLMTLTRKEFEGHFD
- a CDS encoding phytoene desaturase family protein; this encodes MTDRTNVRYDAIVVGSGHNGLIAAAYLARAGKKVLVLERRGVIGGATVTEEPWPGYRISTCSYVCNLLLPEVIRDLGLVRHGYDVRPLDPQYFIPFPDGGHLISYLDGGKTAGQIAKFSKKDVAAYGAYWSMWDRIIARMRPLLDLPAPTRQNLERAFDGRDGEEDWRTLTKKSVAEVLDEYFESEELKAVLCVGGVIGTNAGPRTPGTAYVKYHHILGGVGGHQGAWGYVRGGMGAVSQAIASSAREAGAEILTNAEVAEIDIREGVARGVHLRDGRSFGARVVLSGADPHRTYLGMVGEKHLPEDLVEGVKEMRVEGSVVKVLLALGELPDFSALPGKEAGPQHTGGIVINPSVDSLQEAWEESERGEPSARPFIDGYIQSATEDGLAPPGKHTMSLFCQYAPYRLARGTWEGRREEIGQNIIRTLAEYAPNVPDAVEGMEVLGPPDIEARIGITGGNIFHGEILPDSMFADRPVPGYGGYRTPIENLYLCGAGTWPGGAVFGAPGRNCAREVLGAARASPQQI